AGCCGAGCCGTCGCCCCACCGGTTGACGTGCACCCGCGCCACGCCGTCGAGAGACCGGATGGCCCGCTCCAGACGAACGGTCATCACCCCCAACTCGGCAGCGAGCAGGTTCGGTAGGTCACCGAGGTCGAGGTGGGTCCGCGATTCCAGGATGAGCACCATGGGCAGTCCGGTAGGCCGGTCCATGGCGCGTACCCGCCACCGCTCTCCGACCCAGATGTAGGCGTCGTCGGGTGCGTTGCATGCGGTGCATTCCCGGAGACCCTCGCCCTTCCGGGGCGGTTCGACCGGGACCGGATCATCGAGTTGCTTCACGTGGAGGTCCCCCTCGAAGGGGAACGACGGCCACTGGGTGAAGTCCGGGACTGAGGGAGGGGTGTCGTGCACGACGCTGACCCTAACCGAGTCTGGCACCGCTGTCCCTACCTGTTTGATCGGTCCGGGCCTACCGGATCAGCGCCCTTCGTCGATCGAGTGGGCCCCGTCACCACTGTGCCGTGGAGCGATATCCACAGGCTGCCGAGATCCTGAACACAGGCCGTCATCCACAGGCCCGCACCCGCTCCCACGCGCTGTTTCACGTGAAACGGGGGGTGCCTGTGGACAACGGGTGTGGATAACTTTTTGGCCCCTCGGTCGTTGCCCGCGAACCGCTGGACCATCAAACGGGGACTACCCACCGTCGGTCCGGCGGGATGACCCGCGAGGCTGCCCAGCCGGTCCGTCATTCCGTCTGTTACGGGTCTCACCAACTCCGGTCGCGCAACCGGGCCTTTGTCCTCTGTCGCAAAGCTCGGTGGACGCCGCGCCCCCGATGGACAGGGCCCCGCCGACCTCTCACTTGCCTAGCCGCAACGGGGGTGCGGTCCATGCCCGGCGCCAGCCGCTGACACGTCTGCGGGAACACCGGTACCACCGGGCTCAGATCCACCACGAGCGTGTCGCCCCGGTGAGCCACCACCATGGCTCGCCGACAGCACGATTAGCCTTCCTCGCGGTCCTGCTCCGCCTCGGGGGTTGTGGGCCCGGAAGCCCTCTCGGTCAGGCGTGCGCGTGGAGCGGCGGTCGCCGGCCGCCGCACTCGCCGTCGGGCTAGCCGGAGCAGCGCGCCGCGCCGGTACGAGGCATGCGGGCGCAGCGACGGTCGCCTGTCGGGCTTTGCTCAGCCCCCATCGGTCGTGCGCCTTCAGCCTTGAATCGCAGTCCGTGGGCGGCCAACGAAGAGGCGACGGGCGATTGGGCGGCTCGGTTTGGCGCTCACGCGCAACGAGAAGGCCTCAGGATGGTCGAGTCGACCGCAACTACCCCCTGCGGCGCACGAGCCGGCAGCGGGCCGCTGGGCGGCGCGCAAGGGCACTCATGGTCATCCTCCTGCACCCCGAGTGCTCCGCAGGCTCTCGGCGGCCTCCGTTTCACGTGAAACAGGCCGGAGCGGTGCGCTGTTGGGCGAGCGGATCGCGAGCAACGGCCGACAGGGACCGGGGCTGGGTGAGGCGGAGTATCTCGGCCGCACCGAGACCGGTGACGCAGAGACCAACAGCGAAGCGGAGACCGACGGCGAAGCGGAACCCGACGGCGAAGCGGACCCGAGACAGCGAAGCGGATCCGGCAGCGAAGGCGGAACCGGCTCCGCTGTTTCACGTGAAACACGGCGGGTCGGATGCAGAACGGCCGCGCACCCCTCGGGGGTAGCGCGGCCGTTGGTAGAGGGCGGACTCAGTCCCCGCTCTCCTCCTGTTGCACTCCGATGATCCCGACGATCCGCTCAAGGTCGTCGACCGTCGCGAACTCGATCGTGATCTTGCCCTTGCTCCGGCCGATGTCCACCTTCACCCGGGTGTCGAACCGGTCGGACAGCCGATCGGCGAGATCGGTCAGGGCCGGCGCGTGCGCCTTCGGCCGGCGCTTTGCGGCCTGACCCTTGGCCGGTCCGTCGTTCAGTGCCAGGGCCACGATCTCCTCGGTCGCCCGAACCGACAGGCCCTCGGCCACGATCCGCAACGCCAACTGTTCCTGCGCCTCGGCCTCGTCGAGGCTCAGCAGGGCGCGGGCGTGGCCCGCCGACAGGATCCCGGCAGCGACCCGGCGCTGCACCTGAGCCGGCAGGTTCAGCAGTCGGATCGTGTTGGAGATCTGCGGGCGGCTCCGGCCGATCCGGCGGGCCAACTCCTCGTGGGTGGCCCCGAACTCCTCCAGCAGCTGCTGGTAGGCGGCGGCCTCTTCCAGAGGGTTGAGGTTGGCCCGGTGGATGTTCTCCAGGAGGGCGTCGCGGAGCATGGCGTCGTCTCGGGTGTCCCGGATGATCGCCGGGATGTTCTCCCGCCCCACAGCCTGGGCGGCCCGCCAGCGCCGCTCGCCCATAACCAGCTCGTACTTCTCGTCGTCGAGCTGCCGGACGACGATGGGTTGAAGAAAGCCGACCTCCTGGATCGAGGTCTTGAGCTCCTCCAGTGCCTCCTCATCGAAGACCTGGCGGGGCTGCTTCGGGTTGGGCAGGATCGCGTCGACCGGGATCTCAGCGAATCGAGCTCCGGGCACCGGAGTGAGCGCGGGCTGCTCCGGCTCGTGGACCGGCACCCCGGCGGAGACGGCGGAGACGGCTGCGGGGCCCGCATCGTCCACGTACTCGTTCTCGTGCTCCGGTTCGGCTGTCACGGTGCCGGCGGCACCCGGCACCGGCCCGGTCGGGATCAGCGCCCCCAGGCCCCTACCCAGGCCACCCCGAGGACGGTTCTTCATGCCACGCCTCCCAGCGACTCATCCGCACTACGCATTCCGGCCCACCGGCTCCTTGACGCCGCGCTCGGCGATCTCCTGGGCGGCTTCGAAGTAGCTCGTGGCCCCCCGCGATCCGGGATCGTAGGTCATCACCGACTGGCCGTAGCTGGGCGCCTCGGAGACCCGGACGTTGCGGGGGATGACCGCCTGGAGAACCTTGTCGCCGAAGTGGTTCCGGACATCCTGCTCGACGGCGTCGGCCAACCGGGTACGGCGGTCATACATCGTCAGCAGGATGGTGGAGACATCGAGCTTCGGGTTGAGGTGTTGGCGCACCAGGTTGATGTTGTTGATCAGCTGGTTGAGCCCTTCCAGGGCGTAGTACTCGCACTGGATCGGGATCAGCACCTCTTGCGCGGCAACCAGGGCGTTGACCGTGAGCAGACCGAGCGAGGGCGGGCAGTCGATGAAGACATAGTCGAACTCGCCCGGGTACGCGGCGATCGCCCGGTCCAGGCGCGACTCCCGCGCCACCACCGACACCAGCTCGATCTCCGCGCCGGCCAGGTCGATGGTCGCGGGTACGCACCAGAGGTTGGGGATGCCCTCGACCGCCTGCGCCACCTCGGCCAGCGGCACGCTGTTGATGAGGCAGTCGTAGACGTCCGGGATCCCGGTGTGGTGGGGGACGTTGAGCCCGGTCGAGGCATTGCCCTGCGGGTCGAGGTCCACCACCAGCACCCGGTTGCCGTGCAGGGCGAGCGCCACCGCAAGGTTGACGGTGGTCGTGGTCTTACCCACGCCGCCCTTCTGGTTGGCGACGCACATGACCCGGGTCCGGTCCGGACGAGGCATGGTCACCTCGCCACTGGGATTCAGGATCTGCACGGCGCGCATCGCCTCCATAGCCAACGGTGGGTCATCCTCTTCGCGCGTCGGGGTTTCACGTGAAACGTACGTGGGATCGGCCGCCACGGCAGCCAACGACTCGGTCGAAGCGACCGGTGCATCGGAGATCACCGGCGCGGAGTCCCGAACAGCCGCCGCAGTGGGTTGGTGCGGGACCGCCGGCTCGAAGCGAACCGCGGCGGCGGTGTTGCGTCGGCCCGAGGTCGACCGCACCTCGGCGGCGTTGACCGGGCGACTCAACCCCTCCGGCGTCCGACGAACACTCGTCGGCTCCGGGGTGGCTGATCCCTCCGGCTGTCCCGAGACCGCAGCTTCGTCGCGCGGCGTGGGCGGATCGGCGTCCGCAGGGCGGGTCGATGGCCCGGTCGCCTCGGGCGACCAGTTCGGGTAGTCGGTTTCACGTGAAACGGGATCGTTGGTCGACCCGGTCACGCGTGGATCGTCGTACCTGCCGTCGTCATGCACCTGTCATCCCTGCCCGCTTCGGATGGTCGGTCCGCGCCCCGGTCAACTTGGCCACACCCACGCTCGCATCCCGGAGCGTACGGCCCTCGGGAGCGGTCGGAGACCCGCGACGTCCGTCGCCCGCTTTACTATCGACGCGCGGTCAGCCTACGGCGGACGGGCGCGGCCGGTCCACGTCGGGTTGTCATCTCCTCGTCCATCCGTACCGGTACAACGAGGCAACCCACCGGCCGGAAGCCCGATGGCGCGAAGTGTCAGCGTCGGCGGGGGCGTCCGCCCCGCGAGCGCTTGTTGGCCGCCGGGCGCGCAGGGCCGATCATCCGCTCGCGCACGATCTCCACGACGGTGGCGGGCGGATCGATCACCCCGACGCCGCAGAGGTGCACGGACGGTTCCCCGCCACCGAGACGCGCCACCACCTCGGCGTGCTCCTCGATTTCGGCAGCGGCTGATGAGCCTTTCAGTGCCAGCAGACGGCCACCGCGGACGGCCAGGGGGAGACTCCAGCCTGCAAGGCGATCCAGCGGTGCGACCGCGCGAGCGGTCACCACGTCTCCGCTGATCGGCTCCCGGCCGCTCGACCCGGTGGCCGCCTCGTCTGCCCGACCCCGGAACACCCGCACCGACTTCGCCAGACCGAGTTGCTCGACGACCTCGATCAGGAACGACGTCCGTCGGGCGAGTGGCTCGATCAGGGTCACCGTGAGGTCGGGGCGGGCGATGGCCAGGACCAGACCCGGCAGACCGGCACCGGAGCCAACGTCGAGCACAGTCACGCCGGACGGAATCCGCTCCGCGACGGCGGCACAGTTGAGCAGGTGCCGGTCCCAGATGCGGGGTGCCTCCCGAGGACCGATCAGACCGCGGACAACGCCGTCAGTGGCCAGCAGCTCGGCGTACGCGGCGGCCAGATCGAGACGATCGCCGAATAGGGTCAGTGCGGCTGGCGCCAGCTCGGGGGGCAGCGCCGCGTCCTCTGGAGACGGGGCGGTGTCGCGCCCAGTCGAGTCGGCGTCAGCGGTAACGGGCCGGACAGCGGACGGCCCGGGCGGCGTGCCGCCCGGGCCGGTCACGGCGTCGGCCGTGATGTCGTCGTGGGTCACTCGGTCAGTCCGCCGGCCGTACGACGATGCGCCGGTTCGGCTCCACACCCTCGGACTCGCTCTCCACGCCAGACATGGCGTTGACCACGTCGTGCACGCACTTCCGCTCGAACGCGGACATCGCATCGAGCCGGACCGGCTCGCCGTACTCCTTGACCTTCTCGACGGCGTTCTTGGCGACCGCGGCGAGTTCCTTGCGGCGGTTGGCCCGGTAGCCGCCGACGTCGAGCAGCAGGCGGCTCGGCGTCCCGGTCTGCCGGAAGACAGCGAGGCGGGTCAGCTCCTGGAGGGCTTCCAGGGTGGCCCCACGCTGACCGACAAGATTCTGCAGCCGCTCGCCAACCACCTCGACCATCGGGCGCCCGGCGGCGACCAGCTCGTCGATGTCGCCGTCGTAGTCGAGGATGTCGAGCAGCCCTTCGACGTAGTCAGCCGCGATCTCGCTCTGCCGGAACAGGTCGCCCTCGCCTACCGCCTTCTTCACCCGGCCGCCAGCGGCAGCACCGGTGTCATTGGCCTCGGTGTCGTCGTCGCCGTCGTCGGCCTCGGTGTCGTCGCCGTCCACAGCGAGCGTCGCGGTCTCCTCCTCGTCCAGGGACTGCTCGGCGCGGGGGATGCTGGTCTCGGTCACGGTCTCATCTCCGTACTCGCTCGGCCGGACCGTCGGGTCCGACTGGTTTCCCGGGGCCGGCGGGAGGTCACCGGTGCCCACGGGCACGTCTGTACGGGCAGTGTCGCCCGTGGCCACGCGATGCGCGGTCGGTTCCGCCCGGCGCCGGCCGTACGGCGGCTGCACGCTGCGGAACGGGCCGCCGCCAGTTACCCGGCGACGGCCCCCTTACAGGATCAGCCCTGCCGCTTGGCGGGGCGGCTCTTCTTCGGGTTGTTCATCGGCTTGGCGCCCGGCTTCGGCCCGGCCACCTTGGGCGCGGTCGCCTTGACCGGTGCCGGCGGGGCCGACTTGCCGCGACCGAACAGGCCACCGGCCTTGGCGGGCTGCACCGGGTTACGCGTGGCGGCGGGGGCGACGGCCTTCTTGGCGGTCACCGGCGGCGGGAACTTCCGCAGCACCCACTGCTGCTGGCCAAGCGTGAAGAGGTTGTTGGTGACCCAGTAGATGATCACGCCGATCGGGAAGATCGCACCGGAGATCAGCAGCGACGCGGGGATGCCGTAGAGCATCAGCCGCTGGATCATCCGCTGCTGCGGGTCTTCCGCCCAGCCGGTCTTGAGGATCATCTGACGGCTGGTCAGGTAGGTGGTGCCGATCATGATCAGGACCAGAATGCCGGCGATGATCTTGACGGTGGTGCCGTTGGCGCCGAGGCTGGCCAACTCGTCGGCCGTGGAACCGAACTTGCCGGCGATCGGGGCGGTGAACAGCTTCGCCTGCGATGCGCTCTGGAACTGGTCGACGGTCCAGCCGTAGAGGGTCTTGTTCTGCTTGTCCGGGTCGAGCCGGCGCAGCACGTGGAAGAGGCCCAGGAAGACCGGGATCTGAAGGAACATCGGAAGGCAACCCATCAGCGGGTTGGCCTTCTCCTTCTTGTAGAGCTCCATCATTTCTTTCTGGAGCGTCTCCCGGTCACCCTTGTGCTTCTCCTGAAGCTCCTTGACCTTGGGCTGGAGCGCCTGCATCGCCCGCTGCGACTTGATCTGCTTGACGAAGACCGGGAACAGGATCACCCGGACGGTGACCACCAGGAAGACGATGGACAGGATCCAGGCGAAGTTGGTGCCGAGCACCGCGCCGACCGGTACCCCGATGACGTCCCAGGCAGAGTGCCAGGTCAGCAGGATCCACGAAATCGCGTAGTAGATCCAGTCGAGACTCAGACTCAATTCGGGGCTCCAGTCACATCAGCACGGCGGCGGCCGCCCGGCTCCGGAACCGGGTCATGTCCACCAGGGTGAAAGGGGTGGCAGCGCAACAGCCGCCGGACCGCCAGCACGGCTCCCCGGAGCGCGCCGTGCCGAACGA
The window above is part of the Micromonospora sp. LH3U1 genome. Proteins encoded here:
- the rsmG gene encoding 16S rRNA (guanine(527)-N(7))-methyltransferase RsmG, encoding MPPELAPAALTLFGDRLDLAAAYAELLATDGVVRGLIGPREAPRIWDRHLLNCAAVAERIPSGVTVLDVGSGAGLPGLVLAIARPDLTVTLIEPLARRTSFLIEVVEQLGLAKSVRVFRGRADEAATGSSGREPISGDVVTARAVAPLDRLAGWSLPLAVRGGRLLALKGSSAAAEIEEHAEVVARLGGGEPSVHLCGVGVIDPPATVVEIVRERMIGPARPAANKRSRGGRPRRR
- a CDS encoding Jag family protein, with protein sequence MTETSIPRAEQSLDEEETATLAVDGDDTEADDGDDDTEANDTGAAAGGRVKKAVGEGDLFRQSEIAADYVEGLLDILDYDGDIDELVAAGRPMVEVVGERLQNLVGQRGATLEALQELTRLAVFRQTGTPSRLLLDVGGYRANRRKELAAVAKNAVEKVKEYGEPVRLDAMSAFERKCVHDVVNAMSGVESESEGVEPNRRIVVRPAD
- a CDS encoding ParA family protein, giving the protein MISDAPVASTESLAAVAADPTYVSRETPTREEDDPPLAMEAMRAVQILNPSGEVTMPRPDRTRVMCVANQKGGVGKTTTTVNLAVALALHGNRVLVVDLDPQGNASTGLNVPHHTGIPDVYDCLINSVPLAEVAQAVEGIPNLWCVPATIDLAGAEIELVSVVARESRLDRAIAAYPGEFDYVFIDCPPSLGLLTVNALVAAQEVLIPIQCEYYALEGLNQLINNINLVRQHLNPKLDVSTILLTMYDRRTRLADAVEQDVRNHFGDKVLQAVIPRNVRVSEAPSYGQSVMTYDPGSRGATSYFEAAQEIAERGVKEPVGRNA
- a CDS encoding ParB/RepB/Spo0J family partition protein; this translates as MKNRPRGGLGRGLGALIPTGPVPGAAGTVTAEPEHENEYVDDAGPAAVSAVSAGVPVHEPEQPALTPVPGARFAEIPVDAILPNPKQPRQVFDEEALEELKTSIQEVGFLQPIVVRQLDDEKYELVMGERRWRAAQAVGRENIPAIIRDTRDDAMLRDALLENIHRANLNPLEEAAAYQQLLEEFGATHEELARRIGRSRPQISNTIRLLNLPAQVQRRVAAGILSAGHARALLSLDEAEAQEQLALRIVAEGLSVRATEEIVALALNDGPAKGQAAKRRPKAHAPALTDLADRLSDRFDTRVKVDIGRSKGKITIEFATVDDLERIVGIIGVQQEESGD
- the yidC gene encoding membrane protein insertase YidC, which translates into the protein MSLDWIYYAISWILLTWHSAWDVIGVPVGAVLGTNFAWILSIVFLVVTVRVILFPVFVKQIKSQRAMQALQPKVKELQEKHKGDRETLQKEMMELYKKEKANPLMGCLPMFLQIPVFLGLFHVLRRLDPDKQNKTLYGWTVDQFQSASQAKLFTAPIAGKFGSTADELASLGANGTTVKIIAGILVLIMIGTTYLTSRQMILKTGWAEDPQQRMIQRLMLYGIPASLLISGAIFPIGVIIYWVTNNLFTLGQQQWVLRKFPPPVTAKKAVAPAATRNPVQPAKAGGLFGRGKSAPPAPVKATAPKVAGPKPGAKPMNNPKKSRPAKRQG